The genomic window AGTCGGAGTCAGAGGCGTAGAAGATCACCTTGTCCAGCTTGACGTTGGCGGCATCCCAGTACTGGGGGTTCTTGCTGACGGTCACGTGGTCCTGGGCGACATGCTCGGTCAGGACGAACGGGCCGTTGCCGACGAAGTTCTTCGGATCAGTCCACGCCGTGCCGTATTTCTCAATGGCATGCTGTGGGACGATGGCGAAGGAGTAGTGGGTCAGAGCGCCGATGGCGTAGGGAAGCGGCCCAAGCAGCTCCATCTGGAAGGTGTAGTCATCAAGCGCCTTGATGCCCACGGCTTCCTTGCCAGCCTTTCCTGAGTTGTACTCGTCGGCACCCTTGATGAACATGCAGGGGAACCAGGCGTACGGGGATGCGGTTGCCGGATCCAGCTCGCGCAGCCAAGAGTAGACAACGTCGTTGGCCGTGATGGGCACACCGTCGGACCACTTGGCGTCCTTGCGGAGCTTGAACGTCCAGACGGTTCCGTCCTCGTTGCTCGACCAGCTCTCGGCGACGCCCGGAACAGCGGACGCATCCTTCGGGTTGGTGGCGACAAGCCCTTCGAACAGGGCTTCGTAGATGCGGTGCTCAGGCACACCCTGGATCAAATGGGGATCAAGGGATTCAGGCTCAGCGCCATTGCCGATGCGGAACACCACTTCGGATTTCGCCGGTGTGGTGGCAGGCGCAGCAGCGGCAGGAGCCGCAGCGGGTGCTGCAGCAGGCGCTGCAGCTTTTGCGGGTTCCGCAGCTTTGGCGGGCTCAGCGGCCTTGGCAGGTTCAGCCGCGGGTGCCGCGGTTGCTGCCGGAGTAGTTGTTGCTGTAGGTGTAGTCGCGGCTTGGGTTTCCGTAGTGGCTGCTTTCTTTCCGCAGGAAACAAACAGCGCACCAACGAGAAGGACGCAAAGCGCGATAGTCATAAACTTTTTCATAGACTTATCTCCTTCATGAACATTATGGTATGCAAAAATCCTAAATTAGCATAGAGTATATCCCAATACCATTCAAGAGAAAACATGGTTGAAATGCTTTTTTAAAAAGAAATCATCTTGGTTTTCTCTGAGAAGGAGCCGGCATGGTACGTTTGGGGACACGGAAAACAAGCTCGGGGATTGTCTATACGGTAGGAAGAGTGAGACGGATCGTTTTTGCCGCCGTCTTGGCGTTTTTGCTCTGGGGAATCATTTTGAACCTTTCTGAAGGTGATTCCCCACGAACGATGGTCGCTCCGATCGTCATGGCATTCATCGCGTTGCTCGGATTGACCTACCGGGAGGCGTGGCGGTTCCTTCCCTCCCAGAAAAAGGTGGAATCCCTGTTCGGCTTCGGTCCGTTTGTCAAACGGGAGACGATTCCCTATGGGGAGATCGAGCGGCTGGAGATCACCCACTTTGTCAAGGATACGGAGGACAAGAACGCCAAACCGGGGCGGAAGCGCCAAAAGCCGATGGTGGTGTTCGCCATACGTCTTGCCAACAACGAGGAGCGTACCATTGAAATCATTCCGGAGCATACCAGTCTGGGCCGGACGGAAAGCGCTGCCCAGATGATCGCCGCCGTCAGCGGTCTGGCGCTCTTTGTGGATCGTCCCCGTGATATGGATACGACGATCACCCGGGAGGATCTCCACTCGTTCCGTTGATCAGTACAGAAACCGCTCAAACCCGATGAAGAACAGCGCCGATCCTCCAATGCAGAACAGGTGCCAGATGGCGTGGTAGTGGGGGATCGTCTTGATGGCGTAGAAGATCACGCCGAGGCTGTAGACGATGCCGGCGGCAAGAATGTATCCCGACAGTCCTGCGGGAAGATACGGGACGACGCTGTTCCAGAAGAAGACGATCACCCAACCCATCACCAGGTACAAAATGACGTGGAGCGGGCGTAGCTTTCCCCAAAAGACCAGCGTGAAGGTGACCCCGACGGCCACCGTCACCCAGATGGCGGCCAGCAGGTTCAGCGCCAGTGGCGTGTCCACGTAGGTGAGGATCGGGGTGTAGGTTCCGGCGATCAGAATATAGATATTGGTATGGTCCAGGATCCTGCAGACCCGTTTGGCGTCACATTTGGGCAGGCGATGGTACAATGCCGATGCGGTGTACAACAGCAGCATTGAACAGCCATAGATGATCATTCCCCAGCGTAGGTGGGAGTTGGTGAGCGTCTGATTCCTGATGAGAATGGCCACCAGAGCGGCCAAGGCCAACACGGCGCCGACGGCATGCGTCAGGAAGTTTTCCCGTTCCGCTTTGGCGTCATCGTAGTTGTGAAGCGTGATGTGGCGTTCCAGCCACGTTTGGGTTTCCGTTTGCATGCATTCACCGTACCAAGGGATGGGAAGCATGGGCAAGCGGATGGCGTGCCCTTTTTTCTGCTAGTCAGGTCGGTATGCCATGGTACAAATCTACTATCTATCTGTTTGTTTGGTCGTGATCTGGAAGCGTTCCAGGGAACTTATTTAAAAAGTTTGCAATTTCAGAAAGCGAATGAAATCATAAGGGAGAAGAGGGAAGTTGTCGTTCCGCCTTGATATCCCGCAAGAAGTGTTTTTACCGAATTTTCACCAATATATTGTTCATAGGTGTTTCCTTCGGCATGGATTCCTTCATAAGAGATTTCCACACGGACATCGGTTGTACCATGAAAAGCCTTTTCCCATTGTGCGCCAATGGTCGCCTTTCCCCCATATCCGGTCATTTCGTCGGTGAACAACAGGGAACGGAGAAAGTGATGATCCATGGCTGTGATTGTCATATATGGGTACCATGATCCTAAGAAATAGACAGTCATCGCCGGATGGGTGAGCTGTCGCGTAACCTGCATCCCAATTTCCGGGAAACTCAGCCATTGTTCGTAGGTCAATCCAATGCCGGTGAGATATGTTTTGGGGTCGTTTTCCGTCCAAAAGCCAGAGGAGGGATACTGGGTATAACCGTTCACTGCGGCGAACATGCGGTTCTGCCATGTGTATGCGAAAAATGGAGTGACCGTCACCATTTCCAAGGGGATGTCCCCAGATGCTTTCAATGTGGCGGTAAAATCCTTGAGAAGATGGTTTTCATGGCTTGAGAAATACGCAATTGTAGTTCCATCGCTCTGGTAATCATAATCCTGCATTGTTCCCGTTTGGGTGGGAACAGCCA from Sphaerochaeta sp. includes these protein-coding regions:
- a CDS encoding peptide ABC transporter substrate-binding protein; its protein translation is MKKFMTIALCVLLVGALFVSCGKKAATTETQAATTPTATTTPAATAAPAAEPAKAAEPAKAAEPAKAAAPAAAPAAAPAAAAPATTPAKSEVVFRIGNGAEPESLDPHLIQGVPEHRIYEALFEGLVATNPKDASAVPGVAESWSSNEDGTVWTFKLRKDAKWSDGVPITANDVVYSWLRELDPATASPYAWFPCMFIKGADEYNSGKAGKEAVGIKALDDYTFQMELLGPLPYAIGALTHYSFAIVPQHAIEKYGTAWTDPKNFVGNGPFVLTEHVAQDHVTVSKNPQYWDAANVKLDKVIFYASDSDSTNYKMYKNGELDWDTNVPLDSLAEASMRDDYHNSVQLATYYYLFQTEKAPVNDARVRRALSLAVDRQALVDGVTKAGQIPAWGIVPEMAGYTALPFPNGDDHDADIVEAQKLLADAGYPNGVGFPSVSILYNTSEGHKKIAEFIQQEWKNNLGINVTLENQEWQTYLSNRNAGNFTIARAGWVGDYQDPNTFLDMFITGAGMNGGRYSNDTYDLLINEAARMADGPDRFGALQTAEDIMINQDQAIMPLYYYVTLNLIDTNVWGGWYTNTMDYHPVKDIFKK
- a CDS encoding hemolysin III family protein; its protein translation is MQTETQTWLERHITLHNYDDAKAERENFLTHAVGAVLALAALVAILIRNQTLTNSHLRWGMIIYGCSMLLLYTASALYHRLPKCDAKRVCRILDHTNIYILIAGTYTPILTYVDTPLALNLLAAIWVTVAVGVTFTLVFWGKLRPLHVILYLVMGWVIVFFWNSVVPYLPAGLSGYILAAGIVYSLGVIFYAIKTIPHYHAIWHLFCIGGSALFFIGFERFLY
- a CDS encoding omptin family outer membrane protease encodes the protein MKRLYLTLCISLLTGALPSLFATQPDFDIGVSFGIKSGTINELLMETDGTLVSKLTWNQQFSPTIGAHASVSLHHFSLTGSVLMAVPTQTGTMQDYDYQSDGTTIAYFSSHENHLLKDFTATLKASGDIPLEMVTVTPFFAYTWQNRMFAAVNGYTQYPSSGFWTENDPKTYLTGIGLTYEQWLSFPEIGMQVTRQLTHPAMTVYFLGSWYPYMTITAMDHHFLRSLLFTDEMTGYGGKATIGAQWEKAFHGTTDVRVEISYEGIHAEGNTYEQYIGENSVKTLLAGYQGGTTTSLFSLMISFAF